A single genomic interval of Bacteroidota bacterium harbors:
- the pta gene encoding phosphate acetyltransferase, with protein PVMFEYLLFERARAHHKHIVLPEGDDERILRASEILLKRKAVDITLLGNEVEIYKKAELLQLKLKGVNIIDPFDNDLINDYSATYYKLRKEKGVTKAIAIDLMQDVSYLGTMMVYKGHADGMVSGAAHTTQHTIRPAFEFIKTKPGFSIVSSSFLMCFEDKVLLYGDCALNTNPDSEQLADIAISTADTALMFGIEPRIAMLSYSTGKSGKGADVEKVRQATEIARSRRPDLKIEGPIQYDAAIDPTVAIQKMPNSEVAGKATVFIFPDLNTGNNTYKAVQRSANAVAVGPVSQGLNKPINDLSRGCTVKDIVNTVLITAIQAQENK; from the coding sequence CCCTGTAATGTTCGAGTATTTATTATTTGAACGGGCAAGAGCGCATCATAAACACATTGTATTGCCCGAAGGTGATGATGAACGGATTTTAAGAGCTAGTGAAATACTGTTAAAGCGAAAAGCGGTCGATATCACCTTACTTGGAAACGAAGTAGAAATCTATAAAAAAGCAGAATTATTACAGTTAAAACTTAAAGGAGTAAATATCATTGATCCTTTTGATAATGATTTGATTAACGACTATTCAGCTACTTATTATAAATTAAGGAAAGAAAAAGGGGTTACTAAAGCAATAGCGATTGATTTGATGCAGGATGTGAGCTATTTGGGAACCATGATGGTTTATAAAGGTCACGCCGACGGAATGGTATCAGGTGCTGCACATACAACACAACACACCATTCGCCCTGCTTTTGAGTTTATCAAAACCAAACCTGGTTTTTCAATTGTATCATCAAGTTTTTTAATGTGTTTTGAAGACAAGGTTTTACTTTATGGAGATTGTGCCTTAAACACCAATCCAGATTCTGAACAATTGGCAGATATAGCCATCAGTACTGCCGATACTGCATTAATGTTCGGAATTGAACCGCGAATTGCAATGCTGTCTTATTCTACGGGTAAATCGGGTAAAGGTGCGGATGTTGAAAAAGTTAGGCAGGCTACCGAAATAGCCCGAAGCCGCCGACCTGATTTAAAAATTGAAGGGCCGATCCAATACGACGCAGCAATCGATCCAACTGTTGCCATCCAAAAGATGCCCAATAGTGAAGTTGCCGGTAAAGCCACGGTTTTCATTTTCCCTGACTTAAATACCGGAAACAATACTTACAAGGCAGTTCAACGTTCAGCCAATGCAGTTGCAGTTGGCCCTGTTTCACAGGGATTAAACAAACCAATCAACGATTTAAGCAGAGGTTGCACTGTTAAAGATATTGTAAATACTGTGTTGATTACTGCTATTCAGGCTCAGGAAAATAAATGA
- a CDS encoding D-cysteine desulfhydrase family protein — translation MDHFFKLGFFPTPLERLNNLSDQFPGYQIFIKRDDQTGLATGGNKTRKLEYLIQAALNQSCDTIITAGAQQSNHCRQTAAAAAKAGLKCHLVLGGNQPKEFTGNLLLSKLLGAHLHFTGENRKGEDIPLIAASCKKNGQRPYIIPYGGSNSIGAIGYVRAIKELQDQLKELQQPIDYIYFASSSGGTHAGMLLGKELYQLDSEIIGICIDKDEINGLSLNQNILNIMNETKKRLKIAHNFSLDEIHLLLDYEKAGYGVLTNNEINAIKLLAEKEGILLDPVYTGRAFYGMINQIINQKIKSGSSVLFWHTGGFPATFNYTAQLSI, via the coding sequence ATGGATCATTTCTTTAAGCTTGGCTTTTTCCCTACTCCTCTTGAAAGGCTGAATAATCTGTCTGATCAATTTCCGGGCTATCAAATATTTATTAAAAGGGATGACCAAACCGGATTGGCAACCGGAGGGAATAAAACCCGCAAACTTGAATATTTAATTCAGGCAGCACTTAATCAATCGTGCGACACAATAATTACAGCCGGGGCCCAACAGTCAAATCATTGCAGGCAAACCGCCGCTGCCGCAGCCAAAGCAGGATTAAAATGTCACCTGGTTCTGGGTGGCAATCAACCAAAAGAATTTACCGGAAATTTACTTTTAAGTAAGCTCTTGGGCGCACATCTTCATTTTACCGGAGAAAACAGAAAAGGTGAAGATATTCCATTGATTGCTGCATCTTGTAAAAAAAATGGACAGCGTCCATATATCATTCCTTATGGTGGTTCTAATTCAATTGGCGCAATCGGCTATGTTCGTGCAATTAAAGAACTTCAGGACCAATTAAAAGAGCTACAACAACCTATTGATTATATTTATTTTGCAAGCAGTTCAGGAGGCACCCATGCAGGGATGTTGTTAGGAAAAGAACTTTATCAGCTTGATAGCGAAATTATAGGGATCTGTATTGATAAAGATGAAATCAATGGATTGAGCCTTAATCAAAACATTCTGAATATCATGAATGAGACTAAAAAAAGATTAAAAATAGCACACAACTTTAGTCTTGACGAAATTCATTTATTACTTGATTATGAAAAAGCTGGTTATGGCGTGTTGACAAATAACGAGATAAATGCCATCAAATTATTAGCAGAAAAAGAAGGAATTCTTCTTGATCCGGTTTATACAGGACGTGCATTTTATGGTATGATCAATCAGATCATAAATCAAAAAATCAAGTCAGGTTCATCCGTTCTTTTCTGGCATACAGGTGGCTTCCCCGCAACTTTTAATTATACAGCTCAGTTATCAATATAA